Proteins from a single region of Novosphingobium sp. CECT 9465:
- a CDS encoding 8-oxoguanine deaminase yields the protein MALTLIRNAAVVATMDDAGTEIPGGAVAMRDGVVLAVGTTSELAPLAGHADQIVEAQGCVVTPGLVNTHHHLYQTLTRAMPGATEASLFGWLKRLYPIWANYTPDDVFAATQLGLAELALSGCTMSSDHLYLFPNGITLDDTIHAAADIGLRFHATRGGMSLGESAGGLPPDSLVEREDAILADCIRVIDRFHDGADGAMVRVGVAPCSPFSVSRELMRDAALLAREKGAMLHTHLAEDADDVAFSLERFGCRPGQYAEDLGWTGPDVWHAHCVQLDHGEIDLFARTRTGVAHCPGSNCRLGSGVAPVRRMVDAGVNVGLGVDGSASNDSGNLLGEARQALLLQRVTHGATAFATREALRLATRGGAEVLGRSDLGSLTPGKRADCAVWDMGTVASAGVWDMVAGLVLAPPSGVRDLFVEGRAVVRDGELVRTTRRAVVRAAQKSVSRLMTLA from the coding sequence ATGGCGCTGACGCTGATCCGCAACGCCGCTGTCGTCGCCACGATGGACGATGCGGGGACCGAAATCCCCGGCGGTGCGGTGGCGATGCGCGATGGCGTGGTGCTGGCGGTGGGGACGACGAGCGAGCTTGCGCCGCTGGCGGGGCACGCGGACCAGATCGTCGAGGCGCAGGGCTGCGTGGTAACGCCCGGCCTCGTCAACACGCATCACCATCTTTACCAGACTCTCACCCGCGCAATGCCGGGAGCGACCGAGGCTTCGCTGTTCGGCTGGCTAAAGCGCCTTTATCCGATCTGGGCAAATTACACGCCCGACGATGTGTTCGCAGCAACGCAGCTTGGTCTTGCCGAACTGGCGCTGTCAGGCTGCACGATGAGTTCGGATCACCTCTATCTCTTTCCGAACGGCATCACGCTTGACGATACGATCCATGCGGCGGCGGACATCGGCCTGCGCTTTCACGCCACGCGCGGCGGGATGAGCCTGGGCGAGAGCGCGGGCGGATTGCCGCCCGACAGCCTGGTCGAGCGCGAGGACGCGATCCTTGCCGATTGCATCCGTGTGATCGACAGGTTTCACGATGGCGCAGACGGGGCAATGGTGCGTGTCGGCGTTGCGCCATGTTCGCCGTTCTCGGTAAGCCGGGAATTGATGCGCGATGCGGCTCTGCTGGCGCGCGAAAAGGGGGCGATGCTCCACACCCATCTGGCCGAGGATGCCGATGATGTTGCGTTCAGTCTTGAACGCTTTGGCTGCCGACCCGGCCAATACGCCGAAGATCTCGGCTGGACCGGACCGGACGTGTGGCATGCCCACTGCGTTCAGCTCGATCACGGCGAGATCGATCTGTTTGCCCGCACCCGCACCGGCGTTGCACATTGTCCCGGCTCCAACTGCCGCCTCGGTTCGGGCGTCGCACCGGTGCGCCGCATGGTCGATGCGGGGGTAAACGTGGGGCTGGGAGTCGATGGTTCGGCCTCCAACGATTCGGGCAATTTGCTGGGCGAGGCGCGCCAGGCCCTGCTGCTTCAGCGCGTGACTCATGGCGCGACAGCTTTCGCTACGCGTGAGGCATTGCGGCTGGCGACGCGTGGCGGGGCCGAAGTGCTGGGCCGCAGCGATCTTGGCAGCCTGACGCCGGGCAAGCGCGCCGATTGCGCGGTGTGGGATATGGGCACCGTCGCTTCCGCGGGCGTGTGGGACATGGTCGCGGGCCTTGTGCTCGCGCCGCCTTCGGGCGTGCGCGATCTGTTTGTCGAAGGCCGCGCCGTGGTGCGCGATGGCGAACTGGTGCGTACCACGCGCCGCGCGGTGGTTCGCGCGGCGCAGAAGTCCGTCAGCCGCCTGATGACACTGGCATAG
- a CDS encoding purine nucleoside permease translates to MRFFARLALSAAALLAGASQVHAAPAADAATIAAVKSCAPARPCAAKLPVRVVVVTMFEIGADTGDKPGEFQLWKERRNLSVTLPFPQGWHDLAYDPQTGVLAIVTGMGSIRSATATLALGLDDRLDLSRAYWLVAGIAGIDPEDASVGSAAWARFLIDGDIAHEIDAREIPDGWKSGYFALHSKGPSDPTPLPPINGEMFELNPALQEWAFALTRDIPLPDDKVIAAERKKFTGYPNAQKPPFVLKGDNMAAMTFWHGAKMTQWANDWTDFWTQGKGEFVTSAMEETGTFQSIEYLTKVGRADRDRVMVLRSASNFTMPPPGEDPAAYLLGENQGYAGMTAALEALYLVGGKVADEITGNWDRYAEAPPK, encoded by the coding sequence ATGCGATTTTTCGCGCGCCTTGCGCTTTCCGCTGCGGCCCTCCTGGCTGGAGCATCTCAGGTCCATGCGGCCCCTGCCGCCGATGCCGCGACAATCGCCGCTGTTAAATCGTGCGCGCCAGCGCGGCCCTGTGCGGCCAAACTGCCGGTGCGCGTGGTTGTCGTCACCATGTTCGAGATCGGTGCGGACACCGGCGACAAGCCGGGCGAGTTCCAGTTGTGGAAGGAGCGGCGCAACCTTTCGGTCACGTTGCCCTTCCCGCAAGGGTGGCACGATCTGGCCTACGATCCCCAGACCGGTGTGCTGGCCATCGTCACCGGCATGGGTTCGATCAGGTCTGCCACCGCCACACTGGCGCTGGGGCTGGACGATCGACTCGACCTTTCGCGCGCCTACTGGCTGGTTGCGGGTATTGCCGGGATCGATCCTGAGGACGCCTCGGTGGGTTCGGCAGCATGGGCGCGCTTTCTGATCGATGGCGACATCGCGCACGAGATCGATGCGCGCGAAATTCCTGACGGCTGGAAAAGCGGCTATTTCGCGCTCCACAGCAAGGGGCCGTCGGACCCTACACCACTGCCGCCGATCAATGGCGAGATGTTCGAGTTGAATCCCGCCTTGCAGGAATGGGCCTTCGCGCTGACCAGGGACATACCGCTGCCCGACGACAAGGTGATCGCGGCAGAGCGCAAGAAGTTCACAGGCTATCCCAATGCGCAGAAGCCGCCCTTCGTGTTGAAGGGCGATAACATGGCCGCGATGACATTCTGGCACGGCGCGAAGATGACCCAGTGGGCCAATGACTGGACCGACTTCTGGACGCAAGGGAAGGGCGAATTCGTGACTTCCGCGATGGAGGAGACCGGCACGTTCCAGTCCATAGAGTATCTGACGAAAGTGGGCCGGGCCGACCGCGATCGGGTGATGGTGCTGCGCTCTGCCAGCAATTTCACCATGCCCCCGCCGGGCGAGGACCCTGCCGCCTATCTTCTGGGCGAGAACCAGGGCTATGCCGGGATGACCGCTGCGCTCGAAGCACTTTACCTTGTCGGTGGCAAAGTGGCGGACGAGATCACAGGCAACTGGGATCGTTATGCCGAGGCGCCGCCGAAGTGA